The Elusimicrobiota bacterium genome segment GCCGTGGAACTCGCTCTCAGGAACAACCTCGACGTCGCCCTCGCGGGCCTGCGCAAGGACACGACCCGCAGCGACCTGCGCCGCGCCTGGGCGGCGGCCATCCCGGACATCACCCTGACGGGGAGCCTGACCCGGAACCTGGAGCAGCCCAAGGCCTTCTTCGGCGGCGGAGCGATCGCCATGGGCCAGCCCTGGAGCATGCGCCACGCCGCGACGGTCGAGCAGGTCGTCTACGCCGGCGGGGCCGTCGCCTCGGGCGTGCGCGCGGCCCGCGCGGGCGTGGAGGTCGGGGAGGCGGAGCTCGCCGCCGCCCGCGCCGATGTCGTGCTCGCCGTCCGCTCCCTCTTCTACGGCGTGCTCCTCGCGAGCGACACGGCCCGCATCCAGGCCGACAACCTCGCCTCCGCCGAGGACCACCTGCGCACCATCCGCGAGCGCTATCGCCAGGGCCTCGACAGCGACCTCGTGCTCCTGCGCCAGCAGGTCGAGGCCGCCAACGCGAAGCCCGCCCTCCTGCAGGCGCGCAACGCCCATGAGCTCGCCCAGCTCCAGCTCAAGGACACCCTGCGGCTCGACGTCGACGAGCCCGTCGAGTTCGTCGGCGCTCTCGAGCCGCCGAAGGGAGGGCTCCCTTCCTATGAAGGGCTCGTCCGCACGGCGCTGGAGAACAGCGCCGATTACAAGGCGGCCCGCTCGCGCGCCCTGCAGGCCGACGCGGTGCTGGGAGCCCTGAAGGGCAAGAACCTGCCCTGGCTCTCGGCGGTCGCGGACTACCAGTGGTACTCCGAGTCCCGCGACCTCGGCCCGGGCACGACGGAAAGGGACACGAGCTCGATGGCCGGCCTGCGCCTGCGCTGGCCCCTGTTCACGGGCGGAGAGATCCGCGAGCAGGTCCGTCAGGCCCGCATCACCAAGGACGCCTCCGAGACCGTCGCCGAGAAGGTCCTGCGCGCCGTGCGCCTCTCGGTCAAGCGCGCCTGGCTCTCCGCCGCCGAGGCCTCCGAGCGCTCGCGCAGCGGCGAGGAGGCCGTCGGCCAGGCCCGCCGCGCGCTCGAGGCCACCGAAGTCCGCTACCGCGCCGGGCAGTCCAGCCAGCTCGAGCTCACCGACGCCACGCTCGCGCTCCAGCGCGCCCGCCTGCTCTACGCGCAGGCCCTGCACGATTACCGCGCCGAACTCGCGTCCCTGGAAAGGGCCGCGGGCGTCGCCGTTGGTGCTCCGACCGAATAATTATGGACGCTTTGGAGGCCCGCACATGAGACGGATTCAAGGAGCGACGACCGAAGATAGCTTGAGCTATCTGAGGGAGGAGCGACGCAGAAGCCGCCCAGGGGCGGGCCTCCCCTTCCGCGACAGTTTCGCTGCCGAAAACAGCGGAACTTCCCGGAGTGGGACCGGGCGCTTTCGGCCGCCAGCCGCGTTGCTCGTCGCTCACATAGCTCAAGCTATGCTCGCTCCTCGCGCCTTGCCGGTCGGCCGAAATCGCCCGGTCAAAGCGTCCATAATTATTCGGTCGGAGCACAGGGAGGCCTCACGATGAAGACCCGCATCCCCGTCCTGCTCTCCCTCCTGGCCCTGTCCGCCGCCTGCGGGAAGAAGGACAAGGCCGTCGAGCGCCTCGACACCTTCCCGGTGAAGACCGTCGCCGTCGAGAAGCGCGACGTCGAGGAGACGGTCGTCCTCGTCGGCTCCGTGAAGGCCAAGGACGAGGCGACCCTCTTCTCCCGCGTGCCGGGCAAGCTCCTGCGCAACGCGCTGCAGGAAGGCGCCTCCGTGAAGAAAGGCGAGGCCGTCTCCTTCGTGGAGCGCGACGAGGTCGGCGTCCGCTTCGAGCCCGCCCCGGTGCCCTCGACCCTCGACGGGGTCGTCGCCCGCGTCTATCTCGACCAGGGCCAGAACGTGACCCTGGGGACGCCCGTCGCGCTGGTCGTCGACGCCTCCGCCCTCTACGCCCGCGCCGACGTGCCCGAACGCTATGCGGGCCGCGTCCGCGTCGGCCAGGCGGTGCGCCTGAAGACCGACGCCTGGCCCGACCGGGTCTTCCGCGGGACGGTCAGCCGCGTGAGCCCGGTCGTGGACCCCGTGAGCCGCAGCGCCCTCATCGAGACGCGCCTCGACGCGGGCTCCGGGCTCCGCTCGGGCATGTTCGGGGAGCTCACCCTGGTGCTCGGCAGCTCGGGGAAGGCCGTCGCGGTCCCCACGGTGGCGCTGACGGACGGCGGCGCCGTGGACGCCCGGGAAAGCGGCTGGGCCGTCTTCGTCTGCAAGGACGGGAAGGTCCGGAAGCGCGAGGTCGAGCTCGGCCTGCGCAACGACGAGTTCACGGAGATCCGCAAAGGCGTGGAGCCCGGGGAGCAGGTCGTGACCTTCGGCCTCTACGGACTCAAGGACGGAAGCCCCGTCGAAGTGCTCGACGGCCCGGTCCCTGCGGCGGGCCCTGGCGCCGCAGGCGCGGAGAGCGGGAAGTGAAGATCTCCGACGTCTGCATCAAGCGCCCGGTCTTCACCGTGATGATGGTCTCCGCGCTCATGGTGCTCGGCCTCTTCTCCTACCTGCGCCTGGGCGTGGACCTCTTCCCCAACATCGAGTTCCCCTTCGTGCTGGTCTCGACGACGCTCCCCGGCGCCGGGCCCGAGGAGGTCGAGACCTCCATCACGAAGCCCCTCGAGGAGGCCGTCAACACCATCTCCGGCATCGAGACCCTCAAGTCCACGAGCTACGAGGGCCTGAGCCAGCTGATGATCACCTTCATCCTCGAGAAGGACGGGAACGTCGCGGCCCAGGAGGTGCGCGACGCCGTCGGGCGCGTCCAGCGCGACCTCCCGCAGGGCACCGACCCTCCGGTCGTGCAGAAGATCGACCCCGGCGCCACCCCGGTCATGACCGTCGCCGTCAGCGGCGAGATGCCCCTGCGCGAGCTCACCGAGGTCGCCAAGAAGAAGGTCAAGGAGCGCCTGGAGTCCGTCAAAGGCGTCGGGAAGATCACCATCGTCGGAGGCCGCGAGCGGGAGATCCACGTCGTGCTCGACCCGCCCAAGATGTCGGCCTACGGCGTCACGGCCAAGGCCGTGCAGGACGCGCTCAAGGAGCAGAACGTCGAGATCCCCGGCGGGCGCGTCGCCCAGGAGCGCCGCGAGCTCGTGCTGCGCACCCTCGGCCGCGTGGAGACGCCGAAGGACTTCGAGAAGATCATCGTCGCCAACCGCGGCGGCGTGCCGGTGCGCATCCGCGACGTCGGGAGGGTCGAGGACACCTCCGAGGAGGCCCGCTCCGTCGCCCGCCTCGACGGCAAGGACACGGTCTCTCTGGTCGTGCAGAAGCAGTCCGGCGAGAACACCGTCGAGGTCATCACCCGCGTCAAGGAGCGCCTGGAGGACCTGCGCGCCTCCCTCCCGCGGAGCGTGCGGATCTCCGTCGTCCGCGACCAGTCGGAGTTCATCCTCACCTCGGTGGCCACGGTCCAGGAGCACCTCGTGCTCGGCGCCGTCCTCGCCTCCCTCGCGGTCCTCCTCTTCATGGGCAGCTGGCGCAGCACGCTCATCGCCTCCCTCGCCATCCCCACCTCCATCGTCTCGACCTTCACGCTGATGAACTACGCGGGGTTCACGCTCAACATCCTGACCCTGCTGGGCCTCGCGCTCGCCGTCGGCGTCGTCATCGACGACGCCATCGTCGTGCTCGAGAACATCTTCCGCCACATGGAGGAGGAAGGGACCCCGGCGCTGGAGGCCGCCTCCACGGGGACGCAGGAGATCGGCCTCGCCGTCATGGCGACGACCCTCTCGCTGCTCATCATCTTCCTCCCGCTGGCCTACATGGGCGGGATGATCGGCCGCTTCCTCAAGAGCTACGGCCTCACCATCGCCTTCGCCATCGCCGTCTCCTTCTTCGTCGCCTTCACCCTGACCCCGATGCTCTGCTCCCGCTTCCTCGTCGTCTCGAAGGGGCCGAAGAACCGCTTCCGGCTCTGGGTGGACGATTTCAACGCCTACCTCCGCGAGCACTACGGCCGGATGGTGTCCTGGTCCCTCGCGAACCGCTGGAAGGTGGTCGCCGCGGCGGTCTTCATCATGCTCTCGACTTTGCCGCTGCTGCGCTTCGTCGGCAAGGACTTCATCCCCCCGGACGACTCCGGGGAGTTCGAAGTGCGCTTCTCCGCTCCCGAGGGGACCTCGCTGGCGGAGAGCGACCTCGTCCTGCGCCAGGTCGAGGCGGAGCTGCGCCGCCTCTCCGGAGTGAAGAGCCTCCTCAGCTCGCTGGGCGAAGGCGAGGGCTCCTACGTCAGCGACGCGAAGATCTACGTCCGCCTCGTCGACTACCACGAGCGCGTCGCGCAGTTCAAGATCATGGGGCTGGCCCGCCGCGCGCTCGCGAAGTACAAGGGGCTGCGACTGAGCGTGAAGCCGGTCTCCCACTTCGGCGGCGCCGTCAAGGAAGGCGACCTCCAGTACTACATCGCCGGCCCGGAGCTCGAGAACCTGAAGGACTACTCGAACCGGATGGTCGAGGCCCTGAAGGCCGTGCCGGGCATCGTGGACGTCGACACCACCCTCGTCTTCGCCAAGCCCGAGATCAAGGTCCGCATCGACCGCGACCGCGCCCAGGAACTCGGCGTCAAGGTCGAGGACATCGCCAAGAGCCTGCGCCTCATGGTGAGCGGCGAGGACCAGATCACGAAGTACAAGGAGGGCGACGAGCTCTACGAGGTGCGCATCCGCGTCGACAAGACTTTCCGCGACCGGGCCTCGACGCTCGGAGCCCTGCTCCTGCCCTCCCAGCGCGGGGGACTCGTGCGCCTCGACAACGTCGCCGACCTCGTGGAGGACAAGGGACCCGCGCAGATCGACCGCATCAACCGCCAGCGCCAGGTCGGCATCATCGCGAACATGCAGGGCGCCCCGCTCGGCCTGGCCATCGCGACCGTGGAGAAGGCCGCCAGGGACATGAAGATGCCTCCGGGCTACTTCACCGGGATGGAGGGCCGCAGCCGCGAGTTCGGCCGCATGCTCAAGAACTTCCTCATGGCGTTCGGCCTGGCCTTCATCTTCATGTACATGATCCTCGCCTCGCAGTTCGAGCACTTCCTGCACCCGG includes the following:
- a CDS encoding efflux RND transporter periplasmic adaptor subunit translates to MKTRIPVLLSLLALSAACGKKDKAVERLDTFPVKTVAVEKRDVEETVVLVGSVKAKDEATLFSRVPGKLLRNALQEGASVKKGEAVSFVERDEVGVRFEPAPVPSTLDGVVARVYLDQGQNVTLGTPVALVVDASALYARADVPERYAGRVRVGQAVRLKTDAWPDRVFRGTVSRVSPVVDPVSRSALIETRLDAGSGLRSGMFGELTLVLGSSGKAVAVPTVALTDGGAVDARESGWAVFVCKDGKVRKREVELGLRNDEFTEIRKGVEPGEQVVTFGLYGLKDGSPVEVLDGPVPAAGPGAAGAESGK
- a CDS encoding efflux RND transporter permease subunit, with amino-acid sequence MKISDVCIKRPVFTVMMVSALMVLGLFSYLRLGVDLFPNIEFPFVLVSTTLPGAGPEEVETSITKPLEEAVNTISGIETLKSTSYEGLSQLMITFILEKDGNVAAQEVRDAVGRVQRDLPQGTDPPVVQKIDPGATPVMTVAVSGEMPLRELTEVAKKKVKERLESVKGVGKITIVGGREREIHVVLDPPKMSAYGVTAKAVQDALKEQNVEIPGGRVAQERRELVLRTLGRVETPKDFEKIIVANRGGVPVRIRDVGRVEDTSEEARSVARLDGKDTVSLVVQKQSGENTVEVITRVKERLEDLRASLPRSVRISVVRDQSEFILTSVATVQEHLVLGAVLASLAVLLFMGSWRSTLIASLAIPTSIVSTFTLMNYAGFTLNILTLLGLALAVGVVIDDAIVVLENIFRHMEEEGTPALEAASTGTQEIGLAVMATTLSLLIIFLPLAYMGGMIGRFLKSYGLTIAFAIAVSFFVAFTLTPMLCSRFLVVSKGPKNRFRLWVDDFNAYLREHYGRMVSWSLANRWKVVAAAVFIMLSTLPLLRFVGKDFIPPDDSGEFEVRFSAPEGTSLAESDLVLRQVEAELRRLSGVKSLLSSLGEGEGSYVSDAKIYVRLVDYHERVAQFKIMGLARRALAKYKGLRLSVKPVSHFGGAVKEGDLQYYIAGPELENLKDYSNRMVEALKAVPGIVDVDTTLVFAKPEIKVRIDRDRAQELGVKVEDIAKSLRLMVSGEDQITKYKEGDELYEVRIRVDKTFRDRASTLGALLLPSQRGGLVRLDNVADLVEDKGPAQIDRINRQRQVGIIANMQGAPLGLAIATVEKAARDMKMPPGYFTGMEGRSREFGRMLKNFLMAFGLAFIFMYMILASQFEHFLHPVTIMLSLPLAIPFAIISLLVLGQYLTLFSIMGLFMLFGIVKKNAILQVDYTNTLRARGLPRDEAILEANKTRLRPILMTTVVLVAAMLPVAFGRGPGAANRATMAVVIVGGQSLCLLITLLLTPVAYSLFDDASVRVAASWRTFGPRLLAAAKGRWDAPRSPRD
- a CDS encoding TolC family protein, translated to MKRTTLAAFLFLAALHRTSAAQAPEAPARILTLEGAVELALRNNLDVALAGLRKDTTRSDLRRAWAAAIPDITLTGSLTRNLEQPKAFFGGGAIAMGQPWSMRHAATVEQVVYAGGAVASGVRAARAGVEVGEAELAAARADVVLAVRSLFYGVLLASDTARIQADNLASAEDHLRTIRERYRQGLDSDLVLLRQQVEAANAKPALLQARNAHELAQLQLKDTLRLDVDEPVEFVGALEPPKGGLPSYEGLVRTALENSADYKAARSRALQADAVLGALKGKNLPWLSAVADYQWYSESRDLGPGTTERDTSSMAGLRLRWPLFTGGEIREQVRQARITKDASETVAEKVLRAVRLSVKRAWLSAAEASERSRSGEEAVGQARRALEATEVRYRAGQSSQLELTDATLALQRARLLYAQALHDYRAELASLERAAGVAVGAPTE